Proteins encoded within one genomic window of Catharus ustulatus isolate bCatUst1 chromosome 10, bCatUst1.pri.v2, whole genome shotgun sequence:
- the PPP2R3A gene encoding serine/threonine-protein phosphatase 2A regulatory subunit B'' subunit alpha isoform X3, protein MMIKESSLRRDPDLGGELAFLAKGCDFVLPSRFKRRLKAFQQAQVQSKQEKKAGTSSPAPLQPVVSTCTPLPVNKATSSTPVPINIPRFYFPKGLPNVCTNHEEIIARIEEAFTEFEDEKANICEMGKIAKICGCPLYWKAPLFNAAGGERTGRVSVHSFVSMWRKILRNCHDDASRFTSLLAKPGCDCLQQEDFIPLLQDVVETHPGLTFLKDAPEFHSRYITTVIQRIFYTVNRSWSGKITLTELRKSNFLQTLALLEEEDDINQITDYFSYEHFYVIYCKFWELDTDHDLYISQKDLARYSDQALSNRIIERIFSGAVVRGTEVQKEGRMSYADFVWLLISEEDKRSATSIEYWFRCMDLDGDGVLSMYELEYFYEEQCERMEVMGIEPLPFQDLLCQMLDLVKPEREGRVTLRDLKRCRMAHVFFNTFFNLEKYLDNEQRDPFAVQKDTDSDSPEPSDWDRYAAEEYEILVAEESGNEQLQEGSCEEDYDTEEVLPPPETGDKSDKLVISDL, encoded by the exons GTTCAAAGTAAACAAGAGAAGAAGGCAGGAACTTCATCCCCAGcccccctgcagcctgtggttaGCACTTGCACTCCTCTGCCTGTGAATAAAGCCACCAGCAGTACCCCTGTGCCCATAAACATTCCACGTTTCTACTTCCCTAAAGGACTCCCAAATGTCTGCACTAACCATGAAGAAATCATTGCGCGGATTGAAGAGGCCTTTACAGAGTTTGAAGATGAGAAAGCAAACATCtgtgaaatggggaaaattgcaAAG ATCTGTGGCTGCCCACTGTACTGGAAAGCACCTCTGTTCAATGCGGCAGGGGGAGAGAGGACAGGACGTGTGTCTGTGCACTCCTTTGTGTCCATGTGGAGAAA AATCCTGCGGAACTGCCACGACGATGCCTCCAGGTTCACTTCCCTTCTGGCAAAGCCTGGCTGTGACTGCCTACAACAGGAGGACttcatccctctgctccag GATGTGGTGGAAACACATCCTGGCCTCACGTTCCTGAAGGATGCTCCGGAGTTCCATTCCCGCTATATCACAACG GTTATACAGAGGATATTCTACACAGTCAATCGATCCTGGTCGGGGAAGATCACTCTaacagagctgaggaaaagcAACTTCCTGCAA ACTCTTGCTCTCTTGGAAGAAGAGGATGACATAAATCAGATCACAGATTACTTTTCCTACGAGCACTTTTATGTTATCTACTGCAAATTCTGGGAGCTGGATACTGACCATGACCTTTACATCAGCCAGAAGGACCTGGCTAGGTACAGTGATCAAG ctTTGTCAAACAGGATCATTGAGCGGATATTCAGCGGTGCTGTGGTGAG AGGCACTGAAGTTCAAAAGGAAGGGCGCATGAGTTATGCGGATTTTGTGTGGCTCCTAATTTCGGAGGAAGACAAAAGGAGTGCTACAAG CATCGAGTACTGGTTCCGCTGCATGGACCTGGATGGGGACGGGGTGCTGTCCATGTACGAGCTGGAGTACTTCTATGAGGAGCAGTGTGAGCGCATGGAGGTGATGGGCATCGAGCCACtgcccttccaggacctgctgTGCCAGATGCTGGACCTTGTTAAACCAGAGAGGGAAG GAAGAGTAACCTTGCGAGACCTGAAGAGGTGCAGAATGGCTCATGTGTTCTTCAACACCTTCTTCAATTTAGAGAAATATCTGGACAATGAACAGAGGGATCCCTTTGCAGTGCAAAAG GACACGGACAGTGACAGCCCCGAGCCCTCTGACTGGGACAGGTACGCGGCTGAGGAGTACGAGATCCTGGTGGCCGAGGAGTCTGGGaatgagcagctccaggaggg ATCTTGTGAAGAAGACTATGACACAGAAGAAGTCTTACCTCCCCCTGAAACTGGAGACAAGTCAGACAAACTAGTTATCTCAGATCTCTGA